One window of the Thermocladium sp. ECH_B genome contains the following:
- a CDS encoding inosine-5-monophosphate dehydrogenase, whose protein sequence is MVLYAKDIMKKYTKQIDGGLTALDGAKIMAEDHVGFLIIREEGKPVGIVTEWDYVSKIVAKGIDPSKVLLRDIMTKPLTYIDPNTPTDQVATLMAQKGIRRLPVIDNGELVGVVTSRDILRIFREYVDKITTLIASFST, encoded by the coding sequence ATGGTTCTCTATGCCAAGGATATAATGAAGAAGTACACTAAGCAGATTGATGGGGGCTTAACGGCTCTGGATGGAGCTAAAATAATGGCGGAGGATCACGTGGGTTTCCTAATAATTAGAGAAGAGGGGAAGCCCGTCGGAATAGTGACGGAGTGGGATTATGTGAGCAAAATAGTGGCTAAGGGCATTGATCCCAGCAAGGTATTGCTGCGGGATATAATGACCAAGCCGCTTACATATATTGATCCAAATACTCCTACGGATCAAGTTGCGACGCTAATGGCACAGAAAGGAATAAGGAGACTGCCCGTTATAGATAATGGTGAATTAGTGGGCGTCGTGACGTCCAGAGATATATTGAGGATTTTCAGGGAGTACGTGGATAAGATAACCACTCTAATAGCTAGCTTCTCAACCTAA